Genomic window (Ctenopharyngodon idella isolate HZGC_01 chromosome 20, HZGC01, whole genome shotgun sequence):
ACAACTGCAAATGAACATTAACATGTTAGATCAGAGCCAGCAGATAACATACAGCAtctgcccacacacacacacacacacacactatcatttacacaacacaacTGGTTTGTTTCTCTGACTTTCACACACAGTTGCTGCTGAACAGATTCAGGCACAGGCTGTGGTCAGAACTGAACACTGGACCTCACAGTCTGCCTAGTGCCTACTATAAAACAATACGCAAAGATTACCACTTTAAACAGCAGTATGTTACATTAGTGGTCTGTGTTGTCACATGACTGCATGTTTAATGAATGCGGAGTACTGTCATTTGTTTAACCAATTTTATCAATTAAACATTCTTTTATACAGATATTTGTGAAACAACGAACCCTGCATGTAGTCAagaagaagtaaaaaaaaaaaaaaaaattcacggCAGATATTATTATTCAGTTCATCTGTCATATTTGAAATGGAAGGTCATGATgagcacattgcattgtgggatacagtgtTCCACAGTGTGTGCTGGGTTGTATAATGCACATCTGGGCATTCCACACATGCAGAAAATACTGTGCGCTATAAATACTGTCGACTGCTAAAACAGCTTCAGCAGAATGTGTTGAGACTGAACCCTCGCTCTCACTCtcaaacattatataataaaatacataattatatcataaaaactacatgataaaattaaataaaaaacacatggCATAGTCAAAATAACACTAAACAAAgtcttttattgtgtttatacaCTTCAAATCTGGGAATAGGAAAGtaaaaaataccaaaaaaaaataaaaaatgtatggtaaactttagtttagggtccaattctcactattaactagttgcttattatcatgcatattactaggatattggccgTTTATTAGCACTTATAAAGcaaatattaatgtcttattctgcacGATCaaattctacatcccataatcctacttaatacctaaatttaacaatcaccttactaactattaataagcagtaattaggagtttattgaggcaaaagtcgtagatATTAGTGAGAAtaggaccctaaactaaagtgtgaccaaggTTATTAAgagtttatattaatatatatatatatatatacacacagttgcaagaaaaagtatgtgaaccacttgcagaatctgtgaaaatgtgcaaaatttttacaaaataagagagatcatacaaaatgcatgttattttttatttagtactgtcctgagtaagatattttacataaaagatgtttacatataatccattagacaaaaaaaatagctgaatttattaaaatgacccagttcaaaagtttgtgaaccattgattcttaacactgtgtgtggttacctgatgatctacgactgtttgtttgttttgtgatggttgttcatgagtctcttgtttgttctgagcagttaaactgagctctgttcttcagaaaaatcccccaggtcccaaaaattcttcatttttccaccatcttttgcatatttgaaccctttccagcagtgactgaatgattttgagatccgtcttttcacactgaggacaactgagggactcaaacacaactattaaaaaaggttcaaacattcactgatgctccagaaaaaaaacatgatgcattaagagtcggaggtgaaaacttttgaacaggatgaagatgtacagatttttcttatttcgcttgaatatcatttttttttcatttagtactgcccttcagaagcaacagaaaatacttgcatgtttcccggaagacaaattaaatacaatttaccttgatcttcaaattccaaatgttttcaaaatgttcccccccccgtctattaatgcatcatgtttttttctgaagcatcagcgaatgtttgaaccttttttaatagttgtgtttgagtccctcagttgtcctcagtgtgaaaagacggatctcaaaatcattcagtcactgctggaaagggttcaaatatgcaaaaaatccttgaaaactgaagaatctgcaggacctggaggatttttctgaagaacagagctcagtttaactgctcagaacaaacaagagactcatgaacaaccatcacacaacaaacaaacagtcgtagatcatcaggtaaccacacacagtgttaagaatcaagggttcacaaacttatgaactgggtcattttaataaattcagctatttttttttttgtcttgttgattatatgtaaacattttttatgtaaaatatcttactcaggacagtactaaataaaaaataacatgcattttgtatgatctcccttattttgttaaaattattaacattttcacagattctgcaagtggttcacatactttttcttgcaactgtacatATAGAAATGAGTTAAATTTTTAATGATAGATCACTCACAGGAAATCCTTCAACCCTTGCAGAGGTTCAAAAATGTGATCTTTTGGTTACCAGCCCTAAACTTCACTCACAATGTTGAACCACAACGAAGAGGGTCAGACTATCACAGCAGAACTAATATGGCAGTAAAATCTTCTATTATCTCACCATTTAATGGGGCCGAAACGTGAGAAGATGATCTCTAGATCTTCATCTGTGGTCACAGGATTGAGTTTACACACAAACAGCACGTTCTCTGGAGGTTTGACCTCTGCGTCTGGCAGATCGCCCACCTTTCAACAAGAAGCAGACATTCAAACAGTGAACAGCATCTGTGTCAGTAAAAGATGTCTCGAGTGATCATGTCCATGTGCAAGTCATGAAATTTACCATCTCCAGTAGAATGGCTTTCGTCTTTGCTTCCTTCTCCTTTATCAGTTCATCCAGCACCTCGGCGTCTCCCTCGTCATCGTTTATGGCCTCATCTGCTCCAATCCGACCGCTCTAAAACATGTACAAGCACCGATTATTCAATCTAGAATcaataacaaaaaacacattaccTGCTTATTCTGTTTTGAACAGACAGTACACACACTTACACTGCAATAATAACAATTCATATTTTTGAAAGCATTAAGTCACTACATTTAAAGGGTATTGAAGTGAACATCTAACCtgatgtttaataataaatctaatgtttcaaatattatataattacataattaaataatcaGTTTATGGATTTCCTAGGAACTGAACCCCTGACCTTgggattgatttttttaaatttattttataaaacttaaagtgcccctattatgctattttaaaggctcctaatgttgttttggagtctcctacaataggattacatgcatcaaaggtcaaaaaacactttcattttcatcaTAATCAACATAAAATTTCATcatatccactgcagcatcagctctttttttctcagtttctGAAACGGTCCAatcaaggattcggtctctcctttctgagagctgctctgctctgattggtcagatggcccagtctgctgtgattggtcagaaaccaaatgctcattatcatatctgaatctcagctcttgattcacagtgatacgaacagtaacgatggtgtcggttttaccgtatcaatctcatcaaagtggatttgctttggcagcagaacacagcgtcttctcgacatgaacatgAACACGAACACAACTCCTAAGTCTCGGCCgcaactacagtgattgagggtCAAAGCACACGTTGTTtgtgggcagccaatgaagaccagagGCTCGCATTATGTGAATTTGTTACAAAACTAGGTAGGTTTGACCAAGAAGTAAAACTGGAATTACTGActtgtttcaggcagttcaataACTCTATCTTCATTTTTATCTTTGAAACGTTGTTTCAACAAGCCTGTTTGAATCACATGACCCTCTTCTTTTAGTGTGACTCGTacccaaaataaaaacttaactTTCTGTGAACtgtattcattattcatcaatGGAGGTAGACTAACAGTAACCTATAATGCCccaaaatatttagaaatgcgCAAAACGTGAAAACCGGACTGTTACAGTCACCATGCGTATCATGCACTGTAGAAATCAAGCAACGTTGAATCAAATCAAAACCTTGTGACTGAAATTTAACTGAATTGGGAATTCATAGCTTACTTGTAGTGCtaattttatcattaaaatgaTTACAAACATCACCTCTAAGTTGGCATAACTCTGCCAGCTCACAGTACAGTAATATTGAGTTTGACAGAGAATGAAGACACTCACATCCAGCTGCTCTTTAGTGGGTTCAGGCGATCGGTCAGGAACCGGGAGGCCCGCAGGGTCATCAAACGGGTCATCCAGAATCACTGTGTGATTAATCCTGAAACCAAAATGGAGACAAAAACTGAGCAGGCACAAACACTGACGTTTAGTCTAAAACCTTCTGACACTGATCTATGAATCCGAACCACCCAAACCTCAAAACTATGAGACAATCTAAAGTGTGGGAATTTTGTACTGATGGAAACATGTGAAACAAACTTTTATAACTGAGCTTCTTCTTCATCCAGAGTGCTGATATAACAGCTGATATAACACTGGGACTGTTTAATCGTTGGCATCACTCCAGTAGTCTGTGTTTGTGCACTCCAGACAGACTGTCAGTCAAAGGGAATTTTAGTTGATGGCAACAAGCCTTCGtgattcactgaatcattcaaccaattgttcaaaaacactgattcattctgtATCGCCACTACTCTGTGCTGTTTGGAGACATGCAACGTTTAAATCTATCGTGGCTTTGTTTGAAGTAAAAACAGAGTAAATTGCAACATTGTGTTTATAATGAAAACCTTCCCCGATATTAACATATCATTAGCTGAACTGCTATAAAAGCAACATCACACTTGCTGTTGACTGAAACAGACTAACCTGTGAATCGTGTTTAATACTCGTGTTCATGTGATATCGCATAAATATTCACCTACATACATTATACTAAAAAATTATTACACAGAAGATGCAAACAAGTCTTGAATCTATCACTGAAAAAGAAGAACAAACTGAACTTACTAACTCAAACACTAACAGGAAAACACTGTTTACATGTGCACCAGTAATGTGATCATCTCTAATAATCAGAGTATGGTCTTAAtgtcagtaagatgtttacatgacacaagCAGAACTCTTCACGCCcgtttacatgcaattttcattaatCTGATCATTTGTTAAGAAGTGTGGTTATTATTGCCGCCATTATACAAATGATGAACTCAGGTACAGTGAGTGTTACTGGACACTGTTTCAGTCCACTCACATCAAACGCAAAACACATTTGATGTATCAGAAGGTCATTCAGTACCatgatgaacatgaacatgagcaCATACCGGTTGCAATTAAAATTGACGTATACCACATAGTTTAATGTGAATGTTTACTATGATTATGAGCTCAATCACATTAGTTTGATCGAAGTATTGTGTTTACGTGAAGTAAAGTTTAATTGCAATATTTCCAAAATCCCATTATAATCGCATTGTAAGGGTGTAAACGCATTCATTGACTTTACATGTGGAAAAACATTACTGTATGCTGCTCTCTGATCAATCATTAAATACTGATTCTGcatatgtaacccctcctgttcgaaccgcaCGCTCTAAGTGGACTTGAACCCAGGtccgccggcatgggagtcgggtgctctaacaaggaggctaaagaccgcggTCTCcagtgtcagtcgctagagcgcctcttgagatcaggggagtgaggtttacacacacagctcttaccggcctacgtCTGTCACACAGCAGTTATCGTACACttacaaaattatatttggcatcttttgtaataaaaatgaaaatcactgttggtcaatctctctctctctaaaaacACTTTGTCCTACCTGATGTCCTGATAGGGGATGAAGTTGTTGTCTACAAAGGTCTCATTGATTTTAGAGAGCACGTCCATGCCCTCTGTCACCTCTCCAAACACAGTGTGAACGCCGTCCAGATAATCCAGATTCTCGCTTGTGGTGATCAGAAACTGGGagccaaaagaaaacaaactcaGTCACACTCAAATCCCATAAACAACACTGACAACACAGACACTGTGTGTATTAGATGATCTGAGCACTGTTAACCTGAGAGCCGTGCTGGTCGCTGCCGTTGTTCACCATAGACACAGTCCCTTTCTTTCTATGCTTGATCCTCGGCATCTTCTCAGACTCAAAAAAGTGTGCCTGATCGCCATACAGTTtactacaaacacacacatcatcatcatcacacaatGCACATGTGTTCAGTCAgcacaaacacaataaaataaacctCTTGCTGACCAGAACACAGACTCTCCTCCTCGGCCCGTGCCGGTGGGGTCGCCCGTCTGAATGATGAAGTCCCTCTGGAGTGGGGCGAGAACAGATAAACATCTCGACACCGAACAGTGAAACTCTACCTCAATCTGACGTGATAACTACATTAGAAATATTCATTTACATATCCTACAGTAATCAAAATGTACCTTGAATTTTTGAGAGAAATGTGATTCTACACAAACAATGTAACTTTCAGAACTAAAAACCTTTTGAATCTCCATTTGATTTTTTCTTATAGTGGTTTCAAAGGAAATATCGAGGATAAAACTATTTTTCACAATATGACGTCTTTAATgcacacaaaataaaagacatgcaTTTATATTACCTGAACATTGTGAATCAGACAATAGTTGTAATATTTGATTTTGCACAGTTTCAGGAAGTTCAGCGAGGCTGTAAATTAGAAGGACAATTCTGGTTATCATTCAGTACTATGGTATGATATAGGCTAAATAATATCATCACGATAGCGTGTAGCTGGTTTAGTACTCTTCTAGTGAACCATTAATTCATATAACAACTTGAATTCTGGTTATACCAGCACAATTATCACGAATTCACATGTTTATCAAGTAAAAAGTCCCGACAGAGATTTCTTATATTTGTCACGTCGTTTTGTTTATTGTGTTAAAAGAACTAGCATATAGTGCAATCTTGCTTCCAGTGCAAATTCGTTTACACCCTTCGcctgtcattaatgttattattaattacCTTTCGGTCTTTCTTCTGTGTATAAATCAATAACGATATCTCCAAGCGTCGTTTCCAATAACACCGCCATGTCGTTTCCAATGTCATCGACATGCGCCGGACAGacactgcacatgcgcattgagAAGTGTCGCAGATATGACCTCACACCTTTGATGCGTTTTGCTCTCATGTAAAGACATTTTGGAAACATTTGACTAGCTTTATTAATTGATAACATTGACCCCactttttctttgtgtttagAAAACGCTTTATTTGGTTTTACGAATAGGCCcttaaataaaacactgaatcacTTTAAACTCTGATCCAAAGTTGAGAACAgaagtgaaataaaaacaaaaaacatacgCAGGACTGTCATTTCCCACGTCAGATTAGAAAACTTAAGGAAAATTCCCTAAAGTATAGTATATTTTTATGAGACATTTCTGATATATTTTCAGAATATATGAATGGCCTCTGTATGTGTACGTCTCTCTGAACTCAAACCTGCACAATGTGTGAAGCATGTGAtaaatgcttcaaaacatactaTTAGGGAGTAGCTAGAAGATCTGATAAAAACTGTGGATGAGCTGATGAAAAAGAGTTGGAAAGTTCCCAACTGTGTTTTTGGGCAGACCGTCTGAAGATTAGAAGAAGTGGCAAACACCTGGACACAAGGTCA
Coding sequences:
- the ppil4 gene encoding peptidyl-prolyl cis-trans isomerase-like 4 isoform X2; the protein is MRMCSVCPAHVDDIGNDMAVLLETTLGDIVIDLYTEERPKASLNFLKLCKIKYYNYCLIHNVQRDFIIQTGDPTGTGRGGESVFCKLYGDQAHFFESEKMPRIKHRKKGTVSMVNNGSDQHGSQFLITTSENLDYLDGVHTVFGEVTEGMDVLSKINETFVDNNFIPYQDIRINHTVILDDPFDDPAGLPVPDRSPEPTKEQLDSGRIGADEAINDDEGDAEVLDELIKEKEAKTKAILLEMVGDLPDAEVKPPENVLFVCKLNPVTTDEDLEIIFSRFGPIKCCEIIRDWKTGESLCYAFIEFEKEEDCEKAYFKMDNVLIDDRRIHVDFSQSVSKIKWKGKGGKYTKDDFKAYEKDQDNKSKLALKDKVRSKQDSRYELLLDEDEDNRRKDDREKRDRKRHSDNERTKDKKSKDRDESRREKDKGRQRSRSRDRERHKDKEREKEKQRDRGRERDGDHKRHRRDRSRSRSPKRSKYYS
- the ppil4 gene encoding peptidyl-prolyl cis-trans isomerase-like 4 isoform X1 → MRMCSVCPAHVDDIGNDMAVLLETTLGDIVIDLYTEERPKASLNFLKLCKIKYYNYCLIHNVQRDFIIQTGDPTGTGRGGESVFCKLYGDQAHFFESEKMPRIKHRKKGTVSMVNNGSDQHGSQFLITTSENLDYLDGVHTVFGEVTEGMDVLSKINETFVDNNFIPYQDIRINHTVILDDPFDDPAGLPVPDRSPEPTKEQLDSGRIGADEAINDDEGDAEVLDELIKEKEAKTKAILLEMVGDLPDAEVKPPENVLFVCKLNPVTTDEDLEIIFSRFGPIKCCEIIRDWKTGESLCYAFIEFEKEEDCEKAYFKMDNVLIDDRRIHVDFSQSVSKIKWKGKGGKYTKDDFKAYEKDQDNKSKLALKDKVRSKQDSRYELLLDEDEDNRRKDDREKRDRKRHSDNERTKDKKSKSVVLSAQEQTEAGDTVMDRDESRREKDKGRQRSRSRDRERHKDKEREKEKQRDRGRERDGDHKRHRRDRSRSRSPKRSKYYS